One window from the genome of Nicotiana tomentosiformis chromosome 5, ASM39032v3, whole genome shotgun sequence encodes:
- the LOC117278325 gene encoding uncharacterized protein, with protein MACDGLKKERTQERLAALLAVSNYTESPTLIWGIKMNCEKNMESDVDFHIQDEAERRRKGVELMIKMICSEFMDDFQIQDEAERRRKEVELMIKTNCCEFMDDFQIQDEAEKRRKEVELMIKTNCGGFMDDFQIQDEAERA; from the exons ATGGCTTGTGATGGGTTAAAGAAAGAGCG AACACAAGAGAGACTTGCTGCATTATTAGCTGTTTCAAATTACACTGAGAGTCCAACGCTTATCTGGGGCATCAAGATGAATTGCGAGAAGAATATGGAGTCCGATGTTGATTTTCACATACAAGATGAGGCAGAAAGGCGGCGTAAAGGGGTTGAACTGATGATCAAGATGATTTGCAGTGAGTTTATGGATGATTTTCAGATACAAGATGAGGCAGAAAGGCGGCGTAAAGAGGTTGAACTGATGATCAAGACGAACTGCTGTGAGTTTATGGATGATTTTCAGATACAAGATGAGGCAGAAAAGCGGCGTAAAGAGGTTGAACTGATGATCAAGACGAACTGCGGTGGATTTATGGATGATTTTCAGATACAAGATGAGGCAGAAAGGGCGTAA